One Herpetosiphonaceae bacterium genomic window carries:
- a CDS encoding leucine-rich repeat domain-containing protein, with product MALDLSHMHLRQPPTSIWQLPQLRTLDLAGNRLKVLPDSIAQSLQLEYLDLSGNELTALPDSIGQLTRLRVLNLSGNRLTALPRSIGQLACLEHLDLAGNRLTVLPDSIGQLARLQQLILHHNRLTALPQSLRKLSALTQLYLHGNDQLGLPLELLGPRWYQVLNPRMTTLPAKPSEILHYYFYVGLPIN from the coding sequence ATGGCGTTGGATTTGTCGCACATGCATTTGAGACAGCCGCCGACTTCGATCTGGCAATTACCTCAGCTGCGGACGCTCGATCTGGCTGGCAATCGCCTCAAGGTCTTACCCGACTCGATCGCACAGTCGCTCCAGCTTGAATATTTAGATCTGTCCGGCAACGAGCTAACGGCGCTCCCCGACTCGATCGGCCAATTGACGCGGCTGCGCGTGCTCAACCTGTCGGGAAACCGGCTGACGGCCCTGCCCCGCTCGATCGGCCAGCTCGCGTGTCTCGAACACCTCGACCTCGCCGGGAATCGCCTCACCGTCCTCCCCGACTCCATCGGCCAGCTCGCGCGGCTTCAGCAATTGATCCTGCATCACAACCGGCTCACGGCCCTGCCACAGTCGCTACGGAAGCTGAGCGCGCTGACTCAGCTCTACCTGCACGGCAACGACCAGCTTGGCCTGCCGCTGGAGTTGCTTGGTCCGCGCTGGTATCAGGTACTCAACCCCAGGATGACGACCTTGCCCGCCAAGCCGAGCGAGATCCTCCACTATTATTTCTACGTCGGTCTGCCGATCAATTGA